The Winslowiella toletana genome includes the window CGCAGGCGAGAAATTTTGCGGGCAGACTGGGTGCTTACGCCGTGGGTGACCGCGTCACGTTTGAACCTGAAAACAAAACTGCGGGGCGGCATCCGGTTGCAACCGCCGTTAAACCGGCCTGAATGGCGTGAGGTGTAGATGAAAAACACCGGACGTGACAGAGAAATGGACAGAAAATTCAGGCCTTTTCTGAAGTTCTGGACCCTGTTTTCACCTGAGTTCATTTCACATATGCAGAAAATCACGCTTCTCATCCGTGGCGAGGAAACTGAACTGGCCCGTCTGGGCCAGGAAGGGGATATGACAGCAGGATATGAAGCCTGTGTCTCACGCTGGAAGACCGCACACAAACATATCGCACTTTCAGTCGTGGTGAGGCTTGACGAGATTAATGAGCTGGAGGTGAAAAAAAAGGAACATCATCGCAATCGTCAGAAAACGCAGAAGGACGAATGCATCGCCTCTATTGAACTGAAAAAGCTGGAGATTCGTGTGCTGCGCCGCACGGCAGATGCCCTCATCTGGGGAATGCTCGGCAATGAGGCCTCATCCGTGCGCCGGCTGCCCATCAAAGCCGATCTGGACAACCTCTCAAAAGAGAACATTATTGATTCCCTAATTGCCGCGGACGATCTCAACAGCGACCCACACCGGCTCGCGGTTGTCAGCGATATGAGTACCTTTGTGCACGTAGGAGACCTGGTCATGATTTCGCTCCAGGACGGCTTTCAGCTGGTCGAGGTCAAGAGCGGAATAAAGAATATCGAGCTATATCAGGCTGCGGAATTTGGTTATACCTCCGGCTGTCCTCACTTTGAAGAGAATTTCCTTAACGATAAACCAGTTAACGATGCCCGGCAGTTCAACCGTATTAAAAACCAGATGATTCGGGCCGGAAACGCGCTGGAAGCTATACATACGGGGGAAGGATATGACAACCTGATGCAATCACGCGTCATAATTGAAGACCGTGACTATCAGCCGGAATTTTTTAGTGAACATATTATTAACCTGGCTGAAGAAATTAAAGGCGGTAAAGAATGGGCCATCGATGTTATCGATGAGTGCGTATACGTGGGCGTTTATGCTGAAACGCAAATGGGCTTTGTGGGATTCAATATCTGGATAGACGGTACCGAATTTAAAGGCCGGGTAACAAATATAAATGAAAGTTTTTTTGATACGCTGTCACGCCCTTTTTTGAGCATAAACCTTCCGACAGATTTGCTTATGGACATCATGGCCGGAAAGCTGCTTATCGTAATGTGTTTTGACCATAAGAAGTTTTTTGAAAGGGCAAATGCCAGGCATCGCTGTCTGTTTACTCTGGAGGAATATCCGGATAAATATGCTCATACCCAGAATACGCTTCACGTAGGGTCGAAGGGCATTGCCTCACTTGTTGAGGGCAATGTGTCCTTTGTAGGTAACGGATTCGAAACCCGCATACTCTTTGATTTACAGCGCCCTGACAGCCTTATCGACTGGAGCTATCAACGCAGCGATCTTAGAATGAAATCATGATTTAATGATTGATTCTGCAATATGCAAAGAATGGCTCGTCTTGCTTACATTACTGATAACGTACATTCTGAACACAATATGAAGAGGAGAAATTAAATGTTGGTCCGAAAGAAAAATTTATCCATTGATGAAATCACTCTTAACTGGGTAAATGAAGTTATCGATCAGTATGATCTTCCAGAAGAAGACATTATCAGGAAAACAATTGAAAAATTGTCATCAGTTAGCTTTAAAGACCCGCTTGATATAGCTTTTTACCTCAGCGAAAAGGCAAAGAATTACGGCAGCGGTAGTGACTTCAACATAAATCCCTTTATTGATTTAGCGAAAAAAATAGCTGAAGTCTGCGGCGCCCGAGATGACGCACAGGACATCGGTACTCCGTTCATTACGGCCTACAAATATAACTCAGTGACAAGTAAAATGGACCGGGTTCGTATACCTGTCAGTCAGATTTTGTACTTTATAAAGAAAAGTCTTACAATTCCAGGGCGTGCTTATATGGCAGGTGAAGCGAATGTCATACTGAATGATCAGAGCCTTACTGAATTCAGCCTGATTGATTGTTCGAGAAATGATATCGCCGAGTTCCTGCTTGACTTTTACATTAAGAGTGCTGAAGAGGTTGTTACAGCCTGGACAGGGAAATAATACTATGGAACGGCAACCTGCTATCTGACATTAAAAAAGAAGTAAGATTGCTACTTTATCTTTGGAATATCCTTTAATCTAGTCGTATAACGCGGCGAGAGCATTTCACGCTTCATCTGCCAGGCACTGTCACGTTCTCCCTGACCCGCAAACCACACCTTTCCTTTGCCTGAACGGTTAATGGTGTCCAGCGCCGCCATCAGCGCATCAGCGTTTGCCCGCGGCTGTTGTTCGCTGAACATGTCAAATTGCGCCACACCGGACTGGTAAAAATCTCCCAGCATTACGCCGGCTTTGGCGTATCTGTATCCATCCCGCCAGATCGTGCCCAGGCCACGAAGCGCCGACGCTATAATGTCCCGCGTATCACTGGTTGGATAGTCACAGATGCGGGAGGTAGTGTTTGAATACTGCGGCTCATCGCCGTGCCGGCCGGTGGCGATGGACACGCTGATATGGCGGCAGCGCGAATTCTGCTCCCTGGGCTTTTCAGCGGCGCGCGTGGCGTAAAGGACCACAGCCTGCTGCATCTCTTCCAGCTGTGTGACACGCTGCCCGAAAGAACGTGAGTTCACTATCTGCTGCTTCGGCGGCGGTGCATCCTCAAGCGCCAGGCAGGACTCGCCGTTCAGTTCCCTTACTGTACGCTCCGTGATGACATCGATACTCTTTCGTATCATGCTGACGTTGCTGTCCGCCAGCTGCAGAGCCGTAGTGATTCCCAGCTGATTAAGCCGCAGCCTGATGCGCCGGCCGATGCCCCAGATATCACTGACATCGGTCAGATGCAGGAGTCTGCGCTGACGGCTCCGGTCAGACAGGTCCACGACGCCCCGTGTCTGGGTCCACTTTTTGGCCGCATGGTTGGCCAGTTTGGCCAGCGTTTTGGTCGGCCCGAACCCCACACCGATAATCAGTCCTGTCTCCCGCCGTATGCGCTCGCGCATCTGCTGTCCGAACGTTTCAAGCGGGATGAGGCTGCCAATTCCGGTGACATCCAGGAAAGATTCATCAATGGAATAGACTTCCTGTCCCGCAGCCATCTCGCCCAGGATGTCCATCATGCGTGCAGACAGGTCGCCATAAAGCTCGTAATTAGAGCTGAACACCTGAACGCCGTTTTGCCTGAAAAAACGCTCGTTCTGAAACAGCGGAGCCGCCATTTTAATCCCTAAGCGTTTAGCCTCCACCGATCGTGCGATTACACAGTCATCATTGTTCGACACGACAACAATGGGCTTACCGCGCAAATCCGGCCTGAATACAGTTTCACAGGATGCATAAAAATTATTGGCATCGGCCAGCGCAAACATGATTACTCTCTCACCGGTCCGTTGAATCCCAGCCCGGCCACATCGGTGAGTGCGTATGCAACCACACCCCATACGGGAAGTCCCTGACTCACATCCAGCAGGGTAATGGTTTCATCTGAATCCGGCGCCTGCAGGGCGGGAACAGGATCGAGCAGCAGGCGCCGCAGCGTCAGCTCCCCGTCGAACTCGGCCACGATGAGCTGGCCATGCGCCGGTACCAGTGCACGATCGATGGCCAGCACAGACTCTTTCACGATGCCGGCATCAGGAAAGCTGCTGTCGCTGCGCATCAGATAGGTTGAATAAGGTGAAAGATGAGCGAGGTCACCCAGACTCAGGCGTGCTTCTGTGTAGTTATGGGCCGGACTCTGGAAAGCCATTCAAATATTCCTTTCTGACCAGTTTTCAGCTTTTCGAAATAAACCTGTATTTCCGTAATGTCTGTGATGAAGGATGAATTCATTACTCATGATGTCAGTATACGTCGATGCCACAATTACGCCATATCAGTTACATCCGCGCATACTCAGAATTCATACTAGTGTCTGGTAGAAGAAATAAGATTACGATAAAGACTTAATTAGTTTCTGTTTCAGAGCACGTTACAGGCGAAGATTCATTCCACAGACGGTTAAATTCCGTCTGGTACTGTCGCGCGGTTTCCGGCTCGCCTGTAATAACCAGTGCGTTTTCAGCATTTCTTTTATCGGCCGATGACGTGTAGTTAAGTGACCCGGCTTCAACCGCGCTTCCGTCAGTGACAATAAATTTATTGTGCATGATGCTGTACATGCCTTTGACGCGCACCTGCACACCCGCGCAGGCCAGCGCGCTGACGAGTGACCACCGGTCCCGGCTTTTCTTTTCATCGGCAACCAGCCGTACCGTCACGCCCCGCGCCACGGAAGCAGCCAGCGCCTGCGCCACGGGCTGGCTGGTGAAGTCATAGGCCGCCACGTCCACGCTCTGGCGCGCGCTGCCGGCGAACTGCAGTATCAGGTTCAGCGCCGTGCCGCCGGGAGAGAATCCTGCCGTCACCGTAGCGAACGAACAGGGTATAAATACAATCGCGCATAACGCGATTACTCTGGCTTTATATTTATTCATAGATGGTCGCCTGCCGGGAAAATGAGTAAATATTCTATCACGCCGCGCGTTTCATTAATTAAATAACACCCTGTTACTGTCGAAACAAAATATAACAAATACGGATTAAGTCATTATTAATCCCTGCCGATAATATAATTCACACAGGGAAGGGGAAACCATGAACGAATTTCACGAAATAAACATGCTCACATCACGCGGTGATTTTAACGGGGCACTTTCACTCATCTGTAAATGGAGTGAGAGCATTGCCCGTAAAATCATGAAAAAGGCCGGCTACAGTGTGACCCCGCATGCTGGACGCGCGTTCTGGTCATGGGTACAAGCCACGCTGACGGATTCAGCCCGGCAGCGCCGCTGTGGCTACCGGGTACGGGCTGAGCGCAGGGCCCCCCGTCCGATACTGTCGCCAGCAGGCGCTGGAGAACTATGATGCGTACGCGCAGATGATGGCCTCAGACGTCGCGCCGCAGGCTGAGGCTGCCCCGCACAGAGAGGTAGCGCCCCTCGATGCTGGTCCTGAAAAAAGTGTCGCTGTCTGCGGCCGCACAGAAGGCCTGATACACCTTTGCCGGCACGCGCCGTTACGGTACTCCAGTTCAAGCACGCCGGTAGTCGCATCGTATCCCGCGCTGCTGAAAAGCGCAGACGTCACTTCATGTCTGTTCATGGCGTTATTCCTGGCAGGTCCCTGATGAATGAAATCGTTGCTCGTAAAAGTGCGGATCGCACGTACACAATGCCTGTGCAGGGTAAAATACAATGGTTTGTATCTGGCTGTTCACTGGCGGCTCGTCCGCTGCATGTCCGTTATTCTGAGCCACTCCGGGCATTCACTGTAGCCTGTAAAAAGGGAACCCGGAGGAACAGGGACCTGGCAACGCTGACTGCTTCGCGGGGATCGACGGCCAGATGTCAGCGTTCACGGTTTTTAAGCGCGGCAGACACCCGCGCCTGTACCCGCGCCAGAAACGCCTGCGCCGTGGTGTCCCAGTTCGCCGGCACAAATTCCCCTTTGTAATGCGTCCGGAAATCCAGCTCGGTATCGTCGCACCCGTCCAGAAACAGTTCAATGTCTGCCAGCAGGGCATGAAGATTTGCATCAGGCATATCATGAATGTAGGCCTGAATTTTAGGTTCTATCTCATGTCCGGATTCGGCCATAACGTAATCCTGACCGAAATATACGCCGATAAAATTATCCAGTTCGCTGATGCTGATACGGTACACTATACCTCCGGAAACGCAGTCAGAACAAAATAAGGTTTTCCGTTAAACGACCTGAAATCAATCACCACGCGGACGGCATAACAGGTAACGGTCTCCTGATTTCCTTTGCGTACCATAATCCCCGTGGGGTGCGCAAACCGCCGGCTCAGGCGCATGCGGGCCCGCATGCCAGGCGGAACGTTCTTCACCCACATCATTATCTGATTTTTATTATCAGCCAGCACCCGGCTGATAACTGACTCAGCATCACTCAGTGATTTAAAGCTGCTGGATTCTTCAAGCCTGGGCTCTCTGACAAGCCTTTCGCGTAACTCATGCGGCGACTTTCCGATGTGCCGTTCAATGGTGTGGCCACCGGGCGCGCGTCCTGAAAGCGACTCATGCTCAGCAATTCTGAAACGGCCGCGGCGTACCGCAATGACCCGCTCTGCACCGGCCGCCAGCGCAAACGCCATCGGAATGGCAATGTCTACCGTCAGACCCACCTTCATGGCGGTCTGGCGGTCAGCGCCGAGTGATTCAGCGAGCGCCACGGCGGAATTAAAGGTATCGGTATTGACCTGCCTGCCGGTCCAGACCTGCCGGAGACTGGCCTGAATGGTATCAAGTCCGTGCGTTCCGACAAAGACGCAGCCGGCTTTGGTCAGCATGGTGGGCTCTGGCACCACGCACAGGGCGCCTGCACCGAACATTTCCACCACGCCACCCGCCAGCCCCAGCCCGCCGGATATACGGTTACTGGCTGATTCACCTTCACTGACGCTGCGATCAGAGAGTACAGCAGCCAGCTGCACCGGCGAAAGCGCTATCCTCAGTCCCTGTTCTTCTTCCACAGGTTCCTCCTTTTCAGAACCGGCACATCATCCACTAAATTTATAACCGGGACTGCTGCCGGTTGTAAACCGGTGAATCTGCTCCGCTAATCATCAGGTAAAGCATCAAACAGAAAAGCTCAGGCAGTCGATTTAAGGGCCATTGATAACCGGTGTAATACCGGCACGGGTTTTCAGAGCGGCTCCGCGCTTTCCACATCCGGAAGAATTTCCAGCTTATGAATAACGATTTGCATAACGTCAGTCATGCCCGGCGATAGCATCGTTCCTGAAGCTTAAAGTTACGGCAACCACTGTATCTTGCAATAGTTCCTCATCGCAGACTCGGCCTTACGCTGTAATAAACCCTTCGGCCAGGAGGGTATGCAGCTGCGCGTCCTGAGCGTCGGCGGCTTCGCGGCGCCAGCCCGATCGCTGCAGCAGCACATCGAGCCCCGCGAGGTCACCGGTAATGCGCGCAGGCAGGGGA containing:
- a CDS encoding phospholipase D family protein, with the translated sequence MNKYKARVIALCAIVFIPCSFATVTAGFSPGGTALNLILQFAGSARQSVDVAAYDFTSQPVAQALAASVARGVTVRLVADEKKSRDRWSLVSALACAGVQVRVKGMYSIMHNKFIVTDGSAVEAGSLNYTSSADKRNAENALVITGEPETARQYQTEFNRLWNESSPVTCSETETN
- the umuC gene encoding translesion error-prone DNA polymerase V subunit UmuC — translated: MFALADANNFYASCETVFRPDLRGKPIVVVSNNDDCVIARSVEAKRLGIKMAAPLFQNERFFRQNGVQVFSSNYELYGDLSARMMDILGEMAAGQEVYSIDESFLDVTGIGSLIPLETFGQQMRERIRRETGLIIGVGFGPTKTLAKLANHAAKKWTQTRGVVDLSDRSRQRRLLHLTDVSDIWGIGRRIRLRLNQLGITTALQLADSNVSMIRKSIDVITERTVRELNGESCLALEDAPPPKQQIVNSRSFGQRVTQLEEMQQAVVLYATRAAEKPREQNSRCRHISVSIATGRHGDEPQYSNTTSRICDYPTSDTRDIIASALRGLGTIWRDGYRYAKAGVMLGDFYQSGVAQFDMFSEQQPRANADALMAALDTINRSGKGKVWFAGQGERDSAWQMKREMLSPRYTTRLKDIPKIK
- a CDS encoding peptidase, with translation MAFQSPAHNYTEARLSLGDLAHLSPYSTYLMRSDSSFPDAGIVKESVLAIDRALVPAHGQLIVAEFDGELTLRRLLLDPVPALQAPDSDETITLLDVSQGLPVWGVVAYALTDVAGLGFNGPVRE
- a CDS encoding contact-dependent growth inhibition system immunity protein → MYRISISELDNFIGVYFGQDYVMAESGHEIEPKIQAYIHDMPDANLHALLADIELFLDGCDDTELDFRTHYKGEFVPANWDTTAQAFLARVQARVSAALKNRER
- a CDS encoding RNase A-like domain-containing protein, which produces MEEEQGLRIALSPVQLAAVLSDRSVSEGESASNRISGGLGLAGGVVEMFGAGALCVVPEPTMLTKAGCVFVGTHGLDTIQASLRQVWTGRQVNTDTFNSAVALAESLGADRQTAMKVGLTVDIAIPMAFALAAGAERVIAVRRGRFRIAEHESLSGRAPGGHTIERHIGKSPHELRERLVREPRLEESSSFKSLSDAESVISRVLADNKNQIMMWVKNVPPGMRARMRLSRRFAHPTGIMVRKGNQETVTCYAVRVVIDFRSFNGKPYFVLTAFPEV